GCCTCTGAGATGTGGGACGTATACCGCTATGTGCCCATTCATCGCGTTGTTGTCTTAAGCGATGAATGGGACATTCGCGCCAAGCGCGAACCGCTTTCCTATCCTTACCCTGGACTCCGTCATCCTGAGCGAAGCATCGTGCAGATTCACCGCGCGATGCGCAGTCAGAGGACCCCGAGAACGCTCCCATCACCGATGCTGCCTGGATCCTTCTACCTAAGAACGCAAGAGCAGCAGCGTTACCACCCCTCCCTACGCCGCAGCTCTGTCACGTGCGCCGTATGGTGCAAACTATGCCATTGATACAGCAAGGTCGCTGCCGCGATACTCGAAGGCCCACGCTCCGGATGCCGAAACTCCCTCTTCCACTGCGCCTCATCGAGCGATTTCAGCATCACCACCCACCGTGCATGAACTCCCTCAAGAATCCCCAGCGGCACCTCAATCGGCCCCTTCGAATCCGCCAGTTCCGCCCACGCCTTCTCGTTGTACCCGGTTATCAGCGGCGATTCTTCCGTCAGCGCCAGCCGCACTCGAATAAAAGCATTCATATGGCTGTCCGAGACATGATGCGCCAGCTGCCGCACCGTCCATCCGCCCTCGCGATACGGCGTATCAATCTGCGCCTCCGACAGCCCAGCCACCGCCGCCCGCATAGCCTTCGGCAGCCCTTCAATCGTCGCCACCGCAGCCGCAATCTCCGCATGTCCGATCACCGCCGGCATCACGCACTGCCCAACCGGATACCGCAGATCAACCACCGCATCAACACTCGTCGCCATAAAATCCTCCTTCCAAAAACGTCATCTCGACCCAAGCAATTCCGGCACACAAAAAGTTTCGTCATCTCGACCGAAGCATCACAGCCCCATAAAGATCCGTCATCTCGACCGGAGCGCAGCGAAGTGGAGAGACCCCCGCATTTGCTCTCGCCGGTGCCTTTGCCGTTGTCCTTGCCGTCATCCTGAGCGGAGCGAAGGACCCCGATACCGCCGACACCACCCAAAGCTCTCGAACCTTTCAGCGAACACCTGAAAGGGCAGATCCGCCACGAACCACCTGCCGGTATTCTATCCACGTGACCCGCCACCTGCGATCCATACTCGCCCTCATTCTTCTCGCGGCCTCATCCCACGCCCAGACTCCCAAAACCTACATCGGCTTCGACCGCAACCTCTACCCCGGCGACGCCGCCCTTCCCGCCCTCCGCCGCCACTTCGACTTCACCAGCTTCTGGCTCACCAACCCACCGGGCGCGACTCACAACACCTGGACTGGCAAACGCGCCACTCTCGCCGGACAAGGCTTCGGCTTCCTCGTCCTGGCCAACGGCCGCACCGAATCCCAAATCAAATCCGCTCACTCCACGCCAGCCGAGCTTGGAAAGAAGGATGCCACCGCCGCTGCCGCCTCCGCCCAGCGCGAAGGCTTTCCGCCCCACACCCTCATCTTCCTCGACCAGGAAGAAGGCGGCCGCCTCACCGCCGAACAATCCGGCTACCTCTTCGCCTGGACCGAGACCCTAGCCGCCTCCGGCTTCCGTCCAGGCGCGTACGTTAGCGGTCAACCCGTCCCCGACGGCCCCGGCCAAACCATCACCACCGCGCAAGACATCCAGGGACAGGTCGCCGCCCGCCACCTTCATCCCATTGCCCTCTGGGTCTATCAGGACACCTGCCCACCCTCCAACGGCTGCGCATTCACCCCTCCGCCTCTAGCTTCCAGCGGAACTCCCACCGCCGAAGTCTGGCAGTACGCCCAGTCCCCACGCCGCCGCGCCAACACCGCCGCCTGCGCTAAGACCTACGCACCAGATAACAACTGCTACGCCCCCGACCCAGCCCTCGGCAATCTCATCCTCGACCTGAACGTAGCCGCCACCCCCGACCCCTCGTCCGGCCGCTAGCCAGCCAGGGGCAGGGAAGCGCAGCTCTACTTCTTCGCCTCTTCCAACAGCTTCTCGGAGTGCCGATGCGCCTCCGCCGAATGCTCCTGCGCCTGCTTCGAAAGTTCATGCGCGCTCAGATGATCTCCCTTGCCATGAGCAACGGCCGCCGCCTGATGAGCATGTGCGGCAAGGTTGTGTAACTCGGCGACTCGGTTATGCGTGCTCTGTGTCATAGTTTGTTCTCCCAAGCCATTAGACGCCAACCAACAAACTCCGTGCCCCATTCTTGCAGCCGTATCGCGATGAGTGGGACCGCACCTTCATACTTCCCCCTCAAGATTCGTCATCTCGACCGGAGCGAAGCGGAGTGGAGAGACCCCCGCATTGGCCTCTGTCCCTCGCAGAACCATTGAAATCGGGTGCCCCATCCATGCTGCTTCACCGCATGGGTGGGACATTCGTGCGTAAGCACGAACCGCTCTCCTTCACCGAGCCATGAACGCGGGTGCCCCGCATCTCGATTCTGAGATGTGGGATCGATCACCCACCCCCGACCCGTGCCCCATTCATCACGGCTTCATCGTGATGGATGGGCGGCCACAAACTCCCGCGCCGCCGCCCGAGCATCCCTCACCAGATCCGGCAGCCCCACCCCGCGATACCCATTCCCCAGCAGCCAAATCCCACCCATCGCCTCCACCCGCGCAAACAACTCGGCCATCC
This Granulicella aggregans DNA region includes the following protein-coding sequences:
- a CDS encoding glycoside hydrolase domain-containing protein, which produces MTRHLRSILALILLAASSHAQTPKTYIGFDRNLYPGDAALPALRRHFDFTSFWLTNPPGATHNTWTGKRATLAGQGFGFLVLANGRTESQIKSAHSTPAELGKKDATAAAASAQREGFPPHTLIFLDQEEGGRLTAEQSGYLFAWTETLAASGFRPGAYVSGQPVPDGPGQTITTAQDIQGQVAARHLHPIALWVYQDTCPPSNGCAFTPPPLASSGTPTAEVWQYAQSPRRRANTAACAKTYAPDNNCYAPDPALGNLILDLNVAATPDPSSGR
- a CDS encoding YfiT family bacillithiol transferase → MATSVDAVVDLRYPVGQCVMPAVIGHAEIAAAVATIEGLPKAMRAAVAGLSEAQIDTPYREGGWTVRQLAHHVSDSHMNAFIRVRLALTEESPLITGYNEKAWAELADSKGPIEVPLGILEGVHARWVVMLKSLDEAQWKREFRHPERGPSSIAAATLLYQWHSLHHTAHVTELRRREGW